Proteins encoded together in one Mugil cephalus isolate CIBA_MC_2020 chromosome 16, CIBA_Mcephalus_1.1, whole genome shotgun sequence window:
- the cabp5a gene encoding calcium-binding protein 5a, protein MSFGAACIFLRGGKNITRELADEEIDELRDAFNEFDKDKDGLISCKDLGNLMRTMGYMPTEMELIELSQNINMNLGGRVDFEDFVELMTPKLLAETAGMIGMKELKDAFKEFDVDGDGEITTEELRSAMTKLMGEHMSRREIDAIVKEVDDNGDGTVDFEEFVRMMSHQ, encoded by the exons ATGAGTTTCGGAGCAGCGTGCATTTTCCTGCGAGGAGGGAAAAACATT ACAAGAGAACTGGCTGATGAGGAGATCGATG AGCTGCGTGACGCGTTCAATGAGTTTGACAAAGACAAGGACGGGCTGATCAGCTGCAAGGATCTGGGGAACCTGATGAGGACGATGGGTTACATGCCCACTGAGATGGAGCTCATCGAGTTGAGCCAAAACATCAATATGAATC ttGGGGGCAGAGTCGACTTTGAGGATTTCGTTGAACTGATGACCCCGAAGCTTCTGGCCGAGACAGCTGGGATGATTGGCATGAAGGAGCTCAAAGACGCCTTCAAAGAG TTCGACGTGGACGGAGACGGAGAGATCACAACGGAGGAGCTGCGATCAGCCATGACCAAGCTGATGGGAGAGCACATGAGCCGGAGGGAGATCGACGCCATCGTTAAAGAAGTGGATGACAACGGGGACGGCACAGTAGACTTCGAAG AATTTGTCAGAATGATGTCCCATCAATGA